CAGAAAAATGACAAAGTATAGGAGAAAAAATTTTCCCGTAAGTCCCAAATTCCTGATAAGGATAGAACTTTAGGTTTTTCTAACTCAAGTATTAGGATTGTCATAATAATTGCTAGAACAGCATCTGTAAATGCCGCAATACGGTCTTTTTCCATTTTCCATTTTCCACCTTTTCATACTCACTTACTTTTGTAACTGTTTTTTTTATGACTTGTAGACTTTTTTTGTTAAGCTAAAGGCTTTCAAAGCACTTGGCCAACTACAATAGAAACCAACTTGAGTAATAACTTCAAAAACTTTCTCTACAGGTACCCCATTCTTTTTTGCTAATATCAGTTGTATCTCCAGCTCTTCAAAATTTTCTGCCGAAATGAGGGCAGAAATTATCGTTAAGATTTTTGTATGTAAATCTAATTCCTGCTTTTTAAGAGAGGTATCCATTATTATAGTCTCAAGTTCTAGTTCATTAAAATTTGAATCAAAAAGTTCGAATCTATCTTGATCAATAATTATTTTTTCCATTTCGTTTTCCTTTCAATATATCAAACAGTATGTTTTGTTTAAAATTTCATTTTGCTTACATGAATGTGCTCTGAAAAAGCAAAATACAACATAATAACCTATAAATTGACTCCCACATCCTACCAAAGAAATTCAATCCAACGCGATTTCTACTTTAACTATATACTTTGGACTGAACTCCAAGGCAAGAACTTTAATCATTTTTCTTGCTATAGAGTGGACTCCATAGATTAAACTAAATCTATAAAAAATTAGGAGTGATTTCATGAAAAATACTTTTATAAATGCGAGTATCAATAGACATGGTCGCACAGCAAAACTTGCAACGGAGATATTTAAAGAACAACCTTATCAAGTAATTAACTTGGTAGATTTTCAAATCGATCAGTTAGGACGTGTTTCGACAAATGATGAACTTGAAAAAGTATTAGAGATATTAAGTGGATCGGATAACTTAGTAATTGGTACGCCTGTTTATTGGTATTCTATGAGTGGCCACTTAAAAGCTTTTGTTGATCGGTTAGGAAACCGTGAAGGAAATCCTGAAAACCCAAGTGCTCCATTCACTGACTCTAACTTATACCTGATTGTTCAGGGAGCATTTCCTCCAGAAGATGTGGCACCTTCAATTATCAATGTTTTTCAACATCTTGCGGATCGTTTTAATATGAATTATAAGCAGTGTATTACCAATGAAAAACAAGCAAAAAAAATAATTCTTTAAAAAAGG
The genomic region above belongs to Enterococcus saigonensis and contains:
- a CDS encoding carboxymuconolactone decarboxylase family protein, with product MEKIIIDQDRFELFDSNFNELELETIIMDTSLKKQELDLHTKILTIISALISAENFEELEIQLILAKKNGVPVEKVFEVITQVGFYCSWPSALKAFSLTKKVYKS
- a CDS encoding flavodoxin family protein, with the protein product MKNTFINASINRHGRTAKLATEIFKEQPYQVINLVDFQIDQLGRVSTNDELEKVLEILSGSDNLVIGTPVYWYSMSGHLKAFVDRLGNREGNPENPSAPFTDSNLYLIVQGAFPPEDVAPSIINVFQHLADRFNMNYKQCITNEKQAKKIIL